The sequence tttaggggggtttcctttgccttccccgacacacacacatcaccacatatataaagtatgtgtgggtatacacacacacacaccacgcacacacacacacacagacatatatatatatatatataatatatatatatatatatattatatatatatatatatatatatatataacatatatatatagatatatataaattatacatagatacatttagctatttattcacttatatatatgcatatgtatttgcggtgtatatatatgtacacacacacacaacacacacccaaaatatatatatatattatatatatatatataaatatataataatatatatatatatatatatacataatatatataatgttatatatatattgggatgtatacaaaaatattttataaaatatagatatatattttaatatatatatatatataataataatatatatgtaaaataatatattcatatatatatattcaaactatctatctatctatctatctatctatctatatatataaaataatatatatatatatatataaatttttaaaatatatattattgtgtttttgtgtgtttgtgtgtggtggtgtgtgtgtgtgtgtgtgtgtgtgtatgtgtgtgtgtgtgtgtgtgtgtacatatatatacacgcaaaaacatatgcatatatataagtgaataaatagataaatgtacttatatatgtagaaaaggtatgaatgagaatgaatatcttcacccaaaatatattatataaaataatatataatatatatatatatagatatatatatatatatatatatatttaattatatatatatattatataatatatatatatattatataataaatattagatatatatataatatatatatatataatatatatatatatatataatatatatgaatatatatatattttatatatatatatattttatatatatatatatattttatatatatatatatatgtataatatatattatattatataaaatatatataattatatatatatatatatattaatatatatataaaatataatatatatgtatgtgtatgtgtgtgtgtacatatatatatacgcaaatacatatgtatatatataagtgaataaatagataaatgtacgtcagaaatacatgtatttctgacgaagacgcaatcgaaaccggtcaaatacatctcatgtattgtgaagatattcattctcattcataccttttctacatttgtcaatatgaatacggttcgtacttatatatgcatatatatagaaattagaaggaaggagaaagaaagacagatagacagcggaagaaagaggaagggtatactgttatatgcatatttacaaatatgtatgaatatacatgcactcccccacacacacgtatatatgaacacacacacatatatgtgtgtgtgtatgtatgtacgtatatatatatatatatatatatatatatatatatatatatatatatatatatatatcagaaacaaTTATTATAAGACTTACTTCAGTTAATACAGTGTCACTGAGGGCAGAGAACCTCGTGCTGGTCACCCTGCACGTGTACCGTGTGCGACCCTGTGCACTCAGCCGCCGCACCATCAGATCGCCGGTGCTCGAGATCTAAatgcaaaacatttttaaacTATGATATGTATCTGTCATATGGGTTATCTGCTCAAGATTGGTTACTCACTTCCAACGAAAATTTACTGTCTTATATACTCTTTCCATCCTGCTCTATTGGAGTTATACTTTAATTCAGTGGAATATTGTAAATATTGGAATTACCTGATAAATGGCGTCGCCAGAAATCCTCTCATTATTGAGGAACCATTCCCGAGTGACGTTGTGGCCCTGCGAGCGGCAAGGCAACGTCACGGAGTCCCCTACATGGCCCATGGCCGCGGGGGAGTGTTGGTAGATGCGAGGCAGAGCGTTAACGAGGGCGCCCAGGCGGCACGTGGGGCCTTCCTCCAGTGCCTCGCTTTCGTCGCCTGTTCTCGTACCATGGgatatacttattatttctaCTGTAGCGTTCGCACCTTTATCTACATTCTGTAGTAGGGATATTGCATAGGTATTGTTAATTGTTCATTAACAGTTAAGTGGACTTACCTACGATAACTACAGTAAAAAGACGAGAGTAAGACTTCTGACTCCGTGGTGCTCTCACTTCCAACTTGTATGTCGCCTTTATAAGGATttgaaaaaataagtttaatgTATAGGCAATTGCATATTTTCAAGTATGGTTAGGATGATTCTATTTTTGATTCTAACAGACCTGGTGTTGGTCGGAGATGCAATCCAAATAGACGACGGAGGAGATTTGCAGGACGGAGGCGGACGTGGACGCCGTTGAGGACAGCTCCTCCAAACCCAGCATGTTGGTCGCCTCTTCCAGAAGCTCTTGGGGCGTGGAACCTACCTCGACCTGGGCACCCTATATTAGTATTACCAAACTCgttatttcccctttatcttagtatgaaaatatgaattaaaaagtCAACCatatgctcatacacacacatatatatgtatatatattctatttattattattattattattttatggaaaTTATATACTACGAGAATGGCACTGTAGGTCTAATTTTCAGGTCTGCgacatttatgtgtttgttgaCCTCTCGGTGCAGTGGCACGCCGTCCTTGTACCACGTGAGGACAGAGCCTGTGGGGGCGACCACCTCACACTGAAGGCGAGCGTCCTGACTACGCCGAACACCCGCCACCCGCGGTGAGCACTCGCTCGTCCACAGCActtcgtccctctcttcctcgtgcACCGCCTCGCTTCTCTCTGTAGGTAATTATCACGAAACATTGTTTGATTTCATAGCAGTAgttacaaatgttttttttttttctttttatgtgggaTCCATAAGAATTAcagaacaaacatatatatgaataatataacttACTTGCTTCTGTTTTCAAAGGCGACTGATCAAAGatctgaaaaaagaaggaaaaaattgtCCGTCAACAATATTTAGGTCATGATTCTATTTACATGCAAAAATCTCGAATGCGTCCTCGCACAAAAACTGACAATATGTAATCATGTAAATAGCGATGCACTCGTATTCTCATCCAGCTGTTGGTGAGAGGCAATATCACTGAACATACCTGTGATCGGTAAAACTCGCAAAGTCTTCAAAATGTACCCTGTTTATAATTGAAGGCTAAGCATGTATTGTGATGCCTAAACCAACTGAACAGTATAACATACATGTCAAGTTCATCTttggcactgctgtccttctcatgatgttcactggagctcgcggggcggcagtagcttgcctgtgattggtcgcctcaccgaacatacactggaccttccgtcatgtatactcggtcaaagtgggcggtcccaggtcacccgtgattggccttctccggggaacggccgtcggaagaagcaggcgccgtcgaggaagcctcagccgacatTGTACACCACGCctgcgactgcacgtaagtcggaggagttagccgccgttgcatgtccgcttgaaAACTGTGGGTGCTGgatatgcacccgaacgaccagttggcgtgggatgcccgcccaaggagatggtgagcatcgggctgtcggaaggtctacctgccgaagtcgcaccggatgagtcgtcgcctgcccaggacgcgccggatgagtcgtcgcctgcccaggacgcgccggatgagtcgtcgcctgcccaggacgcgccggatgagtcgtcgcctgcccaggacgcgccggatgagtcgtcgcctgcccaggacgcgccggatgagtcgtcgcctgcccaggacgcgccggatgagtcgtcgcctgcgcaGGACacgccggatgagccgcctgcgcaggaagaactgcctgcccaggacacGCAGGAGAAATTGTCCGCCAGAGACACGCAGGacaagcaactggtgggtgctggacGTGTGCCCGAacaaccagttggcgtgggatgcccgcccaagggtctggtgggcaacggactgccggaggagctgcctgccgaggacatgccggaggagctgcctgccgaggacatgccggaggagctgcctgccgaggacatgccggaggagctgcctgccgaggacaccccggaggagctgcctgccgaggacaccccggaggagtgcctgccgaggacacgccggaggagctgcctgccgaggacacgccggaggagctgcctgccgaggacacgccggaggagctgcctgccgaggacaccccggaggagctgcctgccgaggagaccccggagaagctaccgggagtagagggactggtggaggagcgacggtgcaccaagcccgacagaaggcaggaccgtgatcgccgggagagtgcgggtgacggaagggaag is a genomic window of Penaeus monodon isolate SGIC_2016 chromosome 10, NSTDA_Pmon_1, whole genome shotgun sequence containing:
- the LOC119577844 gene encoding uncharacterized protein LOC119577844 isoform X4 yields the protein MIRVLLLAVCLMAMASCDWAARGSSLRVPFDAHLRLPKIFDQSPLKTEAKRSEAVHEEERDEVLWTSECSPRVAGVRRSQDARLQCEVVAPTGSVLTWYKDGVPLHREGAQVEVGSTPQELLEEATNMLGLEELSSTASTSASVLQISSVVYLDCISDQHQATYKLEVRAPRSQKSYSRLFTVVIVGDESEALEEGPTCRLGALVNALPRIYQHSPAAMGHVGDSVTLPCRSQGHNVTREWFLNNERISGDAIYQISSTGDLMVRRLSAQGRTRYTCRVTSTRFSALSDTVLTEVVTM
- the LOC119577844 gene encoding uncharacterized protein LOC119577844 isoform X3, encoding MIRVLLLAVSLMAMASRDWAARGSSLHVPFDVHLRLPKIFDQSPLKTEAKRSEAVHEEERDEVLWTSECSPRVAGVRRSQDARLQCEVVAPTGSVLTWYKDGVPLHREGAQVEVGSTPQELLEEATNMLGLEELSSTASTSASVLQISSVVYLDCISDQHQATYKLEVRAPRSQKSYSRLFTVVIVGDESEALEEGPTCRLGALVNALPRIYQHSPAAMGHVGDSVTLPCRSQGHNVTREWFLNNERISGDAIYQISSTGDLMVRRLSAQGRTRYTCRVTSTRFSALSDTVLTEVVTM
- the LOC119577844 gene encoding uncharacterized protein LOC119577844 isoform X5; amino-acid sequence: MIRVLLLAVSLMAMASRDWAARGSSLHVPFDVHMRLPKIFDQSPLKTEAKRSEAVHEEERDEVLWTSECSPRVAGVRRSQDARLQCEVVAPTGSVLTWYKDGVPLHREGAQVEVGSTPQELLEEATNMLGLEELSSTASTSASVLQISSVVYLDCISDQHQATYKLEVRAPRSQKSYSRLFTVVIVGDESEALEEGPTCRLGALVNALPRIYQHSPAAMGHVGDSVTLPCRSQGHNVTREWFLNNERISGDAIYQISSTGDLMVRRLSAQGRTRYTCRVTSTRFSALSDTVLTEVVTM